One region of Oryza glaberrima chromosome 7, OglaRS2, whole genome shotgun sequence genomic DNA includes:
- the LOC127779314 gene encoding DNA polymerase zeta catalytic subunit isoform X1, with the protein MAAAASSSSPPGTASPVLSVRIVSLDYYMAPPLPGFDFSYSHFHGGEVEEVPVIRIYGSTPAGQKTCLHIHRVLPFLYVPCKEDLLHNVEKGNSFISGLLSDLEKALQIRSSSKKKHVHGCTLVRAKKLYGYHTSEELFVKIYLYYPHEVSRAAAHLLDGAVLNRVFQPYESHIPYLLHFLIDYNLYGMGYVHVTDFKFRPPLPDDFHPKSSLHSKVDCSTESGHKVHPDNVAIRKPTIWISSTVSHSLILASSATSHCMEGTNWNVTNRHSSLMLEADSRIEGILNEKYKMYTSLSQATADSKIVRSLLSIWEELEHLRLLEEAKPVDMGRPLRDSVLRSFLHGIKYETALSMLCPKEEVSYHRVPTMEESEKLEECLKSLNDIIGTITFSQNDYCSIIDSDISAGTQQENQITNVLCLEPSEEGNTQCPVSSSAAQRTSSQLFEEHEKLVDAEALGLLSWLASSQAAEEPTTDDELVNEAILSPLFSKKSIAVALESAQLDFDGASQQECQDILDSIGPVIGEEQPNDQMSYRSSVRLGESSSLSNSIPQIDGSSDENKEVPQEDGKYKINRKRAGLPSYSSPQSSSKASKRGGNELLWGSLPLSIKKRSDLNADGHSGGAMPTEKVLSASFMSGTGKNSHANPDNTERGSSSLTGEHDPLCDSVRDLMRRRRRSFRSEQSEVGNSGDAAYIVRKENEIVNSERLELHDISSDLSNSEMYYSGSEYLQMTFARKPPMKNEVLCLEGSSAGSELPQSSKLGFADIPLFFNQTAEENKQNESFQRMGSSWDTLGVPTHFQNDGSALYLLTHAFSPPSTVAVGQWLTQQSCSISVSAIGHSNYGEKVSVDQEGANNSTLSPYMGGPALMDDSPASKMALEHSITTFPDDTVMIEPDLSNQEIKNLADWHDFSQISGGDEKDKLTPLSQIGFCDPASIGGGQQLTIISIEVITESRGELRPDPRFDAINAVSLAVEDDADNTIEVHVLIRGNNDSSHRRRNLDGVSGCDVNVFPGERELLNHLINAICSIDPDIIVGWEIQLGSLGFLAERAAHLGIGLLKRISRTPPHQMKHPPMNPVDESSQELPGASSADDVIDDASENNWSHAHASGIHVDGRIILNLWRLMRAEVKLNNYSLEAVANEVLRRKVPLVPTKILNRWFSTGSGRGRYRCIEYVNKRSSLNLEILNQLDLVNRTSELARVFGIDFFSVLSRGSQFRVESMLLRLAHTQNYLAISPGNQQVASQPAMECLPLVMEPESAFYSDPVVVLDFQSLYPSMIIAYNLCYSTCLGKVFPSKSSVLGVSSYSADPQKIADLKNQLLLTPNGVLYVQPEVRKGVLPRLLEEILSTRIMVKKAMKKLSASQKVLQRIFNARQLALKLIANVTYGYTAAGFSGRMPCAEIADSIVQCGRRTLETAISFVNQHPLWKARVVYGDTDSMFVLLKGRSREEAFRIGKEIASSITAMNPDPVTLKFEKVYHPCFLLTKKRYVGYSYESPEQKEPIFDAKGIETVRRDTCPAVAKILEQSIRIMFEEQDLAKVRSYLERQWTRILSGKISIQDFVFAKEVRLGTYSARASSLPPAAIVATKAILSDPRAEPRYGERVPYVVIHGEPGARLVDMVIDPYGLLEVGSPYRLNALYYITKQIIPALQRVFGLVGADLNKWFNEMPRPIRETLAKRQSASGHGSFSRLGLNKNGVGKGSRIDTYYMSSHCIICGEIIQGSDTFCNNCLRNEAVVGTVVAGRTSKLEREIQHLAAICGHCGGADWIVESGIKCISLACPVFFERRKIRRELRGVSESAIEAGYYPFCCPELF; encoded by the exons atggccgccgccgcatcctcctcctcgccgccggggacCGCCTCCCCGGTGCTCAGCGTGCGGATCGTCTCCCTCGACTACTAcatggcgccgcccctccccggaTTCGACTTCTCCTACAGCCACTTCCACG gcggagaggtggaggaggtgccGGTGATCAGGATCTACGGCTCCACCCCCGCGGGGCAGAAGACTTGCCTCCACATCCATCGG GTCCTTCCATTTCTGTATGTACCTTGCAAAGAGGACCTTCTTCATAACGTCGAAAAAG GTAATTCATTTATATCTGGTCTATTGAGTGATCTTGAGAAAGCTTTGCAG ATTCGCAGCTCATCAAAAAAGAAGCATGTGCATGGATGTACCCTTGTTCGAGCAAAAAAGTTGTATGGCTATCATACATCTGAGGAACTTTTTGTGAAGATTTATTT ATATTATCCTCATGAAGTTTCTCGAGCTGCAGCCCATCTATTG GATGGTGCTGTTCTTAATAGAGTATTCCAACCTTATGAGTCCCACATTCCATATCTTCTTCACTTTTTG ATTGACTACAACTTGTATGGAATGGGCTATGTACATGTTACAGACTTCAAGTTCCGCCCTCCATTGCCAGATGATTTTCATCCAAAGTCATCTCTTCACAGCAAGGTGGACTGCTCCACTGAATCAGGGCATAAG GTACATCCGGATAATGTCGCAATTAGAAAACCGACAATCTGGATATCTTCAACAGTATCACATTCTTTAATACTGGCTAGTTCAGCCACTTCCCATTGCATGGAAGGAACAAATTGGAACGTCACTAATCGACATAGTTCTTTGATGCTTGAAGCTGACTCGAGAATAGAAG GCATCCTAAATGAAAAGTATAAGATGTACACTTCCCTTTCACAAGCTACAGCAGATAGCAAAATAGTTCGGTCACTTTTATCAATTTGGGAG GAACTCGAGCACTTAAGATTGTTGGAGGAAGCAAAACCTGTTGATATGGGCAGACCTTTGCGGGATTCTGTTCTTAGAAGTTTTCTTCATGGAATTAAATATGAGACTGCCCTTTCTATGCTATGTCCAAAGGAGGAAGTGTCCTATCACAGAGTTCCAACCATGGAAGAATCTGAAAAGCTTGAAGAATGCTTAAAATCATTGAATGATATTATTGGGACTATCACATTTTCACAGAATGACTACTGTTCTATTATTGATAGTGATATTTCTGCGGGCACTCAACAGGAGAACCAGATCACAAATGTTCTGTGTTTAGAGCCATCGGAAGAGGGAAACACTCAGTGCCCAGTGTCATCATCTGCTGCTCAAAGAACATCATCTCAATTATTTGAAGAACATGAAAAG CTTGTGGATGCTGAAGCTCTTGGCCTTCTAAGCTGGCTGGCCTCCTCACAAGCTGCAGAAGAACCAACAACTGATGATGAGTTGGTCAATGAAGCCATTCTTAGCCCTTTATTTTCCAAGAAGTCCATTGCAGTTGCCTTAGAGTCTGCACAGCTGGATTTTGATGGTGCTTCTCAGCAGGAGTGCCAGGATATTCTTGATTCAATTGGACCTGTGATTGGAGAAGAACAACCAAATGATCAAATGTCCTACCGCAGTTCTGTAAGGCTTGGTGAGAGTAGTTCCCTGAGCAATAGTATTCCGCAGATTGATGGGTCATCTGATGAAAACAAGGAAGTTCCACAAGAAGATGGTAAGTATAAAATCAACAGGAAAAGGGCTGGATTGCCTAGTTATTCATCTCCTCAAAGTAGTTCAAAAGCCAGTAAGCGTGGAGGAAATGAACTTCTCTGGGGCTCTTTGCCACTTTCCATTAAAAAGAGATCAGATTTGAATGCTGATGGTCATTCAGGTGGTGCGATGCCTACTGAGAAGGTGCTAAGTGCTTCTTTCATGAGTGGAACTGGAAAGAACTCCCATGCTAACCCAGATAACACTGAGAGGGGATCTTCTAGTCTAACAGGTGAACATGACCCATTGTGTGATTCTGTGAGAGatttgatgaggaggaggaggagatctttTCGGTCTGAACAATCAGAAGTTGGTAATTCTGGAGATGCAGCATACATCGTTCGTAAAGAGAATGAAATTGTGAATTCTGAGCGACTAGAATTGCATGATATATCCAGTGACCTTTCAAATTCAGAAATGTATTATTCTGGCAGTGAATATTTGCAGATGACCTTTGCACGGAAGCCTCCAATGAAGAATGAAGTATTATGTTTGGAGGGCTCTTCAGCAGGTAGTGAGCTGCCTCAAT CTTCCAAACTGGGATTTGCCGAtatccctctgttttttaatcaGACCGCTGAAGAGAATAAGCAGAATGAATCATTTCAACGCATGGGAAGTTCATGGGATACATTGGGTGTTCCAACTCATTTCCAAAATGATGGATCAGCCTTATATTTGCTGACACATGCATTTTCGCCACCATCCACTGTAGCCGTGGGCCAGTGGCTAACCCAACAATCTTGTTCCATTAGTGTCTCTGCTATAG GTCATTCCAACTATGGCGAGAAAGTGTCTGTTGATCAGGAAGGAGCAAACAATTCTACTCTTTCACCATATATGGGAGGTCCTGCTTTGATGGATGATTCTCCTGCATCTAAAATGGCTTTGGAGCATAGCATTACAACATTTCCTGATGATACAGTTATGATAGAACCAGATCTTTCCAACCAAGAAATTAAAAATCTGGCTGATTGGCATGACTTTTCCCAGATCTCTGGTGGAGATGAGAAGGATAAACTTACACCTCTCAGTCAAATTGGATTCTGTGATCCTGCTAGTATTGGTGGCGGACAGCAACTGACTATAATTAGCATAGAG GTAATAACAGAAAGCAGAGGAGAGCTGCGTCCTGATCCACGATTTGATGCCATCAATGCTGTATCGCTGGCCGTTGAGGATGATGCTGACAATACTATTGAAGTTCATGTGCTTATACGTGGAAACAATGACAGTTCACACAGGAGGAG AAACCTGGATGGAGTTTCCGGTTGTGACGTAAATGTATTTCCTGGAGAGAGGGAACTTTTGAACCATCTTATTAATGCAATATGTTCAATTGATCCAGATATTATAGTTGGATGGGAGATTCAGTTAGGATCTTTAGGATTCCTTGCTGAAAGAGCTGCTCATCTGGGTATAGGCTTACTGAAAAGAATTTCAAGGACACCACCGCATCAGATGAAACATCCACCTATGAACCCAGTGGACGAATCTAGTCAGGAGCTTCCTGGAGCATCTTCAGCTGATGATGTTATTGATGATGCCAGTGAAAACAATTGGAGTCATGCTCATGCTAGTGGTATACATGTTGATGGACGAATCATACTGAACTTATGGCGTCTCATGCGTGCAGAAGTTAAACTTAATAATTACTCCCTCGAGGCTGTAGCTAATGAAGTCTTGAGGAGGAAGGTACCATTAGTACCAACTAAGATATTGAATCGATGGTTTTCAACAGGTTCTGGACGAGGAAGATATCGATGCATAGAATATGTTAACAAGAGATCTTCTCTCAACCTTGAAATATTAAATCAACTTGACCTG GTAAACCGGACATCTGAACTTGCCCGTGTATTTGGTATTGATTTCTTCTCTGTTCTTTCTCGAGGTTCTCAGTTTCGTGTTGAATCTATGCTCTTGAGATTGGCTCATACACAAAACTACCTTGCAATTTCCCCTGGAAATCAACAG GTTGCTTCTCAGCCAGCCATGGAATGCTTGCCACTTGTAATGGAACCAGAGTCAGCTTTCTACTCTGACCCAGTTGTTGTATTGGATTTTCAATCCCTTTATCCCTCCATGATAATAGCATATAACTTATGTTATTCCACATGCTTGGGTAAAGTTTTCCCGTCAAAGTCAAGTGTACTTGGTGTCAGCTCATATTCAGCAGATCCACAGAAAATTGCTGACCTGAAAAATCAGCTGCTGCTGACTCCAAATGGTGTCCTGTACGTGCAACCTGAG GTCAGGAAAGGTGTGCTTCCTCGCCTTCTCGAAGAGATACTATCAACAAGAATTATGGTGAAGAAAGCAATGAAAAAGCTGTCTGCATCTCAGAAGGTTCTGCAGCGG atttttaatGCACGCCAACTTGCTCTGAAGCTGATAGCTAATGTAACATATGGTTACACAGCTGCTGGATTCAGTGGTCGTATGCCCTGTGCAGAGATTGCAGACAGCATTGTTCAGTGTGGCCGTAGAACGCTTGAAACAGCTATATCATTCGTTAACCAGCACCCTTTGTGGAAAGCTAGAGTTGTATATGGTGATACTGACAG CATGTTTGTTCTTCTAAAAGGGCGCTCTAGGGAAGAAGCATTTCGAATAGGAAAGGAGATCGCCTCTTCAATAACTGCAATGAATCCGGATCCAGTCACATTGAAGTTTGAGAAAGTCTATCACCCATGTTTTCTTCTTACGAAAAAAAGATATGTTGGGTATAGCTACGAGAGTCCTGAACAGAAAGAGCCAATCTTTGATGCAAAGGGAATTGAAACAGTGCGGAGAGATACATGCCCAGCAGTTGCAAAGATTTTAGAGCAATCTATTAGAATAATGTTTGAAGAACAAGACTTAGCAAAA GTTAGGTCATATTTGGAGCGTCAATGGACACGGATACTATCAGGGAAAATTTCTATTCAAGATTTCGTTTTTGCTAAGGAGGTTCGCCTAGGTACTTATAGTGCAAGGGCTTCCTCGCTGCCACCCGCAGCAATTGTTGCAACAAAAGCAATTCTATCTGATCCTAGGGCAGAACCTCGCTATGGGGAGAGAGTGCCATATGTTGTAATCCATGGAGAACCAGGTGCTCGGCTTGTAGATATGGTTATTGATCCTTATGGCCTGCTAGAAGTTGGATCTCCATATAGATTAAATGCACTATATTACATAACCAAACAGATAATCCCTGCATTGCAACGTGTTTTTGGACTCGTTGGTGCTGACCTGAATAAGTGGTTTAATGAGATGCCTCGCCCAATAAGGGAAACACTTGCTAAACGACAGTCTGCATCTGGTCATGGTAGCTTTAGCCGATTAGGATTGAATAAGAACGGGGTTGGCAAAGGAAGCAGGATAGATACTTACTATATGTCAAGCCACTGTATAATTTGTGGTGAAATAATTCAAGGATCAGACACATTTTGCAACAACTGCTTGAGAAATGAAGCTGTTGTCGGCACAGTAGTTGCTGGCAGAACTTCCAAATTGGAGCGGGAAATTCAGCATCTTGCTGCT ATATGTGGTCACTGCGGAGGGGCAGATTGGATTGTTGAAAGTGGGATCAAGTGCATTTCCCTTGCATGCCCAGTGTTCTTTGAGCGGAGAAAGATTCGAAGGGAGTTGAGGGGTGTTTCAGAATCAGCAATAGAAGCTGGGTATTATCCCTTCTGTTGTCCAGAACTCTTCtga
- the LOC127779314 gene encoding DNA polymerase zeta catalytic subunit isoform X2: MAAAASSSSPPGTASPVLSVRIVSLDYYMAPPLPGFDFSYSHFHGGEVEEVPVIRIYGSTPAGQKTCLHIHRVLPFLYVPCKEDLLHNVEKGNSFISGLLSDLEKALQIRSSSKKKHVHGCTLVRAKKLYGYHTSEELFVKIYLYYPHEVSRAAAHLLDGAVLNRVFQPYESHIPYLLHFLIDYNLYGMGYVHVTDFKFRPPLPDDFHPKSSLHSKVDCSTESGHKVHPDNVAIRKPTIWISSTVSHSLILASSATSHCMEGTNWNVTNRHSSLMLEADSRIEGILNEKYKMYTSLSQATADSKIVRSLLSIWEELEHLRLLEEAKPVDMGRPLRDSVLRSFLHGIKYETALSMLCPKEEVSYHRVPTMEESEKLEECLKSLNDIIGTITFSQNDYCSIIDSDISAGTQQENQITNVLCLEPSEEGNTQCPVSSSAAQRTSSQLFEEHEKLVDAEALGLLSWLASSQAAEEPTTDDELVNEAILSPLFSKKSIAVALESAQLDFDGASQQECQDILDSIGPVIGEEQPNDQMSYRSSVRLGESSSLSNSIPQIDGSSDENKEVPQEDGKYKINRKRAGLPSYSSPQSSSKASKRGGNELLWGSLPLSIKKRSDLNADGHSGGAMPTEKVLSASFMSGTGKNSHANPDNTERGSSSLTGEHDPLCDSVRDLMRRRRRSFRSEQSEVGNSGDAAYIVRKENEIVNSERLELHDISSDLSNSEMYYSGSEYLQMTFARKPPMKNEVLCLEGSSAASKLGFADIPLFFNQTAEENKQNESFQRMGSSWDTLGVPTHFQNDGSALYLLTHAFSPPSTVAVGQWLTQQSCSISVSAIGHSNYGEKVSVDQEGANNSTLSPYMGGPALMDDSPASKMALEHSITTFPDDTVMIEPDLSNQEIKNLADWHDFSQISGGDEKDKLTPLSQIGFCDPASIGGGQQLTIISIEVITESRGELRPDPRFDAINAVSLAVEDDADNTIEVHVLIRGNNDSSHRRRNLDGVSGCDVNVFPGERELLNHLINAICSIDPDIIVGWEIQLGSLGFLAERAAHLGIGLLKRISRTPPHQMKHPPMNPVDESSQELPGASSADDVIDDASENNWSHAHASGIHVDGRIILNLWRLMRAEVKLNNYSLEAVANEVLRRKVPLVPTKILNRWFSTGSGRGRYRCIEYVNKRSSLNLEILNQLDLVNRTSELARVFGIDFFSVLSRGSQFRVESMLLRLAHTQNYLAISPGNQQVASQPAMECLPLVMEPESAFYSDPVVVLDFQSLYPSMIIAYNLCYSTCLGKVFPSKSSVLGVSSYSADPQKIADLKNQLLLTPNGVLYVQPEVRKGVLPRLLEEILSTRIMVKKAMKKLSASQKVLQRIFNARQLALKLIANVTYGYTAAGFSGRMPCAEIADSIVQCGRRTLETAISFVNQHPLWKARVVYGDTDSMFVLLKGRSREEAFRIGKEIASSITAMNPDPVTLKFEKVYHPCFLLTKKRYVGYSYESPEQKEPIFDAKGIETVRRDTCPAVAKILEQSIRIMFEEQDLAKVRSYLERQWTRILSGKISIQDFVFAKEVRLGTYSARASSLPPAAIVATKAILSDPRAEPRYGERVPYVVIHGEPGARLVDMVIDPYGLLEVGSPYRLNALYYITKQIIPALQRVFGLVGADLNKWFNEMPRPIRETLAKRQSASGHGSFSRLGLNKNGVGKGSRIDTYYMSSHCIICGEIIQGSDTFCNNCLRNEAVVGTVVAGRTSKLEREIQHLAAICGHCGGADWIVESGIKCISLACPVFFERRKIRRELRGVSESAIEAGYYPFCCPELF; the protein is encoded by the exons atggccgccgccgcatcctcctcctcgccgccggggacCGCCTCCCCGGTGCTCAGCGTGCGGATCGTCTCCCTCGACTACTAcatggcgccgcccctccccggaTTCGACTTCTCCTACAGCCACTTCCACG gcggagaggtggaggaggtgccGGTGATCAGGATCTACGGCTCCACCCCCGCGGGGCAGAAGACTTGCCTCCACATCCATCGG GTCCTTCCATTTCTGTATGTACCTTGCAAAGAGGACCTTCTTCATAACGTCGAAAAAG GTAATTCATTTATATCTGGTCTATTGAGTGATCTTGAGAAAGCTTTGCAG ATTCGCAGCTCATCAAAAAAGAAGCATGTGCATGGATGTACCCTTGTTCGAGCAAAAAAGTTGTATGGCTATCATACATCTGAGGAACTTTTTGTGAAGATTTATTT ATATTATCCTCATGAAGTTTCTCGAGCTGCAGCCCATCTATTG GATGGTGCTGTTCTTAATAGAGTATTCCAACCTTATGAGTCCCACATTCCATATCTTCTTCACTTTTTG ATTGACTACAACTTGTATGGAATGGGCTATGTACATGTTACAGACTTCAAGTTCCGCCCTCCATTGCCAGATGATTTTCATCCAAAGTCATCTCTTCACAGCAAGGTGGACTGCTCCACTGAATCAGGGCATAAG GTACATCCGGATAATGTCGCAATTAGAAAACCGACAATCTGGATATCTTCAACAGTATCACATTCTTTAATACTGGCTAGTTCAGCCACTTCCCATTGCATGGAAGGAACAAATTGGAACGTCACTAATCGACATAGTTCTTTGATGCTTGAAGCTGACTCGAGAATAGAAG GCATCCTAAATGAAAAGTATAAGATGTACACTTCCCTTTCACAAGCTACAGCAGATAGCAAAATAGTTCGGTCACTTTTATCAATTTGGGAG GAACTCGAGCACTTAAGATTGTTGGAGGAAGCAAAACCTGTTGATATGGGCAGACCTTTGCGGGATTCTGTTCTTAGAAGTTTTCTTCATGGAATTAAATATGAGACTGCCCTTTCTATGCTATGTCCAAAGGAGGAAGTGTCCTATCACAGAGTTCCAACCATGGAAGAATCTGAAAAGCTTGAAGAATGCTTAAAATCATTGAATGATATTATTGGGACTATCACATTTTCACAGAATGACTACTGTTCTATTATTGATAGTGATATTTCTGCGGGCACTCAACAGGAGAACCAGATCACAAATGTTCTGTGTTTAGAGCCATCGGAAGAGGGAAACACTCAGTGCCCAGTGTCATCATCTGCTGCTCAAAGAACATCATCTCAATTATTTGAAGAACATGAAAAG CTTGTGGATGCTGAAGCTCTTGGCCTTCTAAGCTGGCTGGCCTCCTCACAAGCTGCAGAAGAACCAACAACTGATGATGAGTTGGTCAATGAAGCCATTCTTAGCCCTTTATTTTCCAAGAAGTCCATTGCAGTTGCCTTAGAGTCTGCACAGCTGGATTTTGATGGTGCTTCTCAGCAGGAGTGCCAGGATATTCTTGATTCAATTGGACCTGTGATTGGAGAAGAACAACCAAATGATCAAATGTCCTACCGCAGTTCTGTAAGGCTTGGTGAGAGTAGTTCCCTGAGCAATAGTATTCCGCAGATTGATGGGTCATCTGATGAAAACAAGGAAGTTCCACAAGAAGATGGTAAGTATAAAATCAACAGGAAAAGGGCTGGATTGCCTAGTTATTCATCTCCTCAAAGTAGTTCAAAAGCCAGTAAGCGTGGAGGAAATGAACTTCTCTGGGGCTCTTTGCCACTTTCCATTAAAAAGAGATCAGATTTGAATGCTGATGGTCATTCAGGTGGTGCGATGCCTACTGAGAAGGTGCTAAGTGCTTCTTTCATGAGTGGAACTGGAAAGAACTCCCATGCTAACCCAGATAACACTGAGAGGGGATCTTCTAGTCTAACAGGTGAACATGACCCATTGTGTGATTCTGTGAGAGatttgatgaggaggaggaggagatctttTCGGTCTGAACAATCAGAAGTTGGTAATTCTGGAGATGCAGCATACATCGTTCGTAAAGAGAATGAAATTGTGAATTCTGAGCGACTAGAATTGCATGATATATCCAGTGACCTTTCAAATTCAGAAATGTATTATTCTGGCAGTGAATATTTGCAGATGACCTTTGCACGGAAGCCTCCAATGAAGAATGAAGTATTATGTTTGGAGGGCTCTTCAGCAG CTTCCAAACTGGGATTTGCCGAtatccctctgttttttaatcaGACCGCTGAAGAGAATAAGCAGAATGAATCATTTCAACGCATGGGAAGTTCATGGGATACATTGGGTGTTCCAACTCATTTCCAAAATGATGGATCAGCCTTATATTTGCTGACACATGCATTTTCGCCACCATCCACTGTAGCCGTGGGCCAGTGGCTAACCCAACAATCTTGTTCCATTAGTGTCTCTGCTATAG GTCATTCCAACTATGGCGAGAAAGTGTCTGTTGATCAGGAAGGAGCAAACAATTCTACTCTTTCACCATATATGGGAGGTCCTGCTTTGATGGATGATTCTCCTGCATCTAAAATGGCTTTGGAGCATAGCATTACAACATTTCCTGATGATACAGTTATGATAGAACCAGATCTTTCCAACCAAGAAATTAAAAATCTGGCTGATTGGCATGACTTTTCCCAGATCTCTGGTGGAGATGAGAAGGATAAACTTACACCTCTCAGTCAAATTGGATTCTGTGATCCTGCTAGTATTGGTGGCGGACAGCAACTGACTATAATTAGCATAGAG GTAATAACAGAAAGCAGAGGAGAGCTGCGTCCTGATCCACGATTTGATGCCATCAATGCTGTATCGCTGGCCGTTGAGGATGATGCTGACAATACTATTGAAGTTCATGTGCTTATACGTGGAAACAATGACAGTTCACACAGGAGGAG AAACCTGGATGGAGTTTCCGGTTGTGACGTAAATGTATTTCCTGGAGAGAGGGAACTTTTGAACCATCTTATTAATGCAATATGTTCAATTGATCCAGATATTATAGTTGGATGGGAGATTCAGTTAGGATCTTTAGGATTCCTTGCTGAAAGAGCTGCTCATCTGGGTATAGGCTTACTGAAAAGAATTTCAAGGACACCACCGCATCAGATGAAACATCCACCTATGAACCCAGTGGACGAATCTAGTCAGGAGCTTCCTGGAGCATCTTCAGCTGATGATGTTATTGATGATGCCAGTGAAAACAATTGGAGTCATGCTCATGCTAGTGGTATACATGTTGATGGACGAATCATACTGAACTTATGGCGTCTCATGCGTGCAGAAGTTAAACTTAATAATTACTCCCTCGAGGCTGTAGCTAATGAAGTCTTGAGGAGGAAGGTACCATTAGTACCAACTAAGATATTGAATCGATGGTTTTCAACAGGTTCTGGACGAGGAAGATATCGATGCATAGAATATGTTAACAAGAGATCTTCTCTCAACCTTGAAATATTAAATCAACTTGACCTG GTAAACCGGACATCTGAACTTGCCCGTGTATTTGGTATTGATTTCTTCTCTGTTCTTTCTCGAGGTTCTCAGTTTCGTGTTGAATCTATGCTCTTGAGATTGGCTCATACACAAAACTACCTTGCAATTTCCCCTGGAAATCAACAG GTTGCTTCTCAGCCAGCCATGGAATGCTTGCCACTTGTAATGGAACCAGAGTCAGCTTTCTACTCTGACCCAGTTGTTGTATTGGATTTTCAATCCCTTTATCCCTCCATGATAATAGCATATAACTTATGTTATTCCACATGCTTGGGTAAAGTTTTCCCGTCAAAGTCAAGTGTACTTGGTGTCAGCTCATATTCAGCAGATCCACAGAAAATTGCTGACCTGAAAAATCAGCTGCTGCTGACTCCAAATGGTGTCCTGTACGTGCAACCTGAG GTCAGGAAAGGTGTGCTTCCTCGCCTTCTCGAAGAGATACTATCAACAAGAATTATGGTGAAGAAAGCAATGAAAAAGCTGTCTGCATCTCAGAAGGTTCTGCAGCGG atttttaatGCACGCCAACTTGCTCTGAAGCTGATAGCTAATGTAACATATGGTTACACAGCTGCTGGATTCAGTGGTCGTATGCCCTGTGCAGAGATTGCAGACAGCATTGTTCAGTGTGGCCGTAGAACGCTTGAAACAGCTATATCATTCGTTAACCAGCACCCTTTGTGGAAAGCTAGAGTTGTATATGGTGATACTGACAG CATGTTTGTTCTTCTAAAAGGGCGCTCTAGGGAAGAAGCATTTCGAATAGGAAAGGAGATCGCCTCTTCAATAACTGCAATGAATCCGGATCCAGTCACATTGAAGTTTGAGAAAGTCTATCACCCATGTTTTCTTCTTACGAAAAAAAGATATGTTGGGTATAGCTACGAGAGTCCTGAACAGAAAGAGCCAATCTTTGATGCAAAGGGAATTGAAACAGTGCGGAGAGATACATGCCCAGCAGTTGCAAAGATTTTAGAGCAATCTATTAGAATAATGTTTGAAGAACAAGACTTAGCAAAA GTTAGGTCATATTTGGAGCGTCAATGGACACGGATACTATCAGGGAAAATTTCTATTCAAGATTTCGTTTTTGCTAAGGAGGTTCGCCTAGGTACTTATAGTGCAAGGGCTTCCTCGCTGCCACCCGCAGCAATTGTTGCAACAAAAGCAATTCTATCTGATCCTAGGGCAGAACCTCGCTATGGGGAGAGAGTGCCATATGTTGTAATCCATGGAGAACCAGGTGCTCGGCTTGTAGATATGGTTATTGATCCTTATGGCCTGCTAGAAGTTGGATCTCCATATAGATTAAATGCACTATATTACATAACCAAACAGATAATCCCTGCATTGCAACGTGTTTTTGGACTCGTTGGTGCTGACCTGAATAAGTGGTTTAATGAGATGCCTCGCCCAATAAGGGAAACACTTGCTAAACGACAGTCTGCATCTGGTCATGGTAGCTTTAGCCGATTAGGATTGAATAAGAACGGGGTTGGCAAAGGAAGCAGGATAGATACTTACTATATGTCAAGCCACTGTATAATTTGTGGTGAAATAATTCAAGGATCAGACACATTTTGCAACAACTGCTTGAGAAATGAAGCTGTTGTCGGCACAGTAGTTGCTGGCAGAACTTCCAAATTGGAGCGGGAAATTCAGCATCTTGCTGCT ATATGTGGTCACTGCGGAGGGGCAGATTGGATTGTTGAAAGTGGGATCAAGTGCATTTCCCTTGCATGCCCAGTGTTCTTTGAGCGGAGAAAGATTCGAAGGGAGTTGAGGGGTGTTTCAGAATCAGCAATAGAAGCTGGGTATTATCCCTTCTGTTGTCCAGAACTCTTCtga